TCTTGTATATGAAGAAAGTGCGCCGAAAGACTTTATTGAAAAGTTAAACAGTAAGCATGTACCTTATATTTTGAGTCCGTTACACAACTTAGATGTTAATTCAGAAACAGGGGAATTAAAAAAAGCTCATTGGCACGGGTGCTTATTCTTTGAATCGTTGAAAAGTCAATCACAAGTTTCTGAATTACTTGCAGATTTGAATGGTCCTAAATATGTTGAAGTAGTTCACTCCCCTAAAGGTATGTATGATTACTTTGTCCATGCTGAAAATCCTGACAAAACCCCATATAAAGTAGAAGATATTAAGTCAGGTTGCGGATTTGATTTAGTGAAATTCATGCGTGAACAAGGTGAAGATGAATTTGTAGCTAAAGTTATTGATGTAATTGAGGAAAATGATTTTTATGAATTTCGTGAGCTTGTTTCATACGCAAGAAAAGAAGATATGGAACTATTAAAACTTATTATTAGTAGAGCTTATTTTTTCGTAAAATATTTAGATTCAAGAAGAAATGCGATGAGAGATAATGAAAAATAGCTGTTGTTCAACCGGCCAAAGTAAAACGACAGCTATAGTGATAGTAAAATTGGGGAAGTAACTAAACTATCATGTTCATTATCTAATAAAGAAAGGATAATGGCAACTATGGATAAACAAATGATAAATTTTGAAGACCTGGTAAAAATGGGTTTTCCTGCTAATCAGGCAAGAAATATTATTCGGGAAGCTAAGGGAATACTTGTATCACGAGGATATGGGTTTTATAATGGTAAACGAGTAGGGCTTGTCCCATCATCAGTTGTTGCGGAAATTATTGGCTTACCATCAATAGATGAAGGGGCAGATTGATGATGAAAAAGACAAGATATGCTAATGTTTACCAAGATAGTAAAGGAAATTTTTTCTACCAAGTGTTTCTTGGTCGTGATGAACATGGAAAGCAAAAATTTAAAAAGGGTAGGAAGGACACAAAAGGTAATCCATTTTCCTCTGCTAGGTCAGCATATATTGAAGCTGTAAAAATTAAGAATAACTATTTTGAGAGTAGCGGTAAGGTAATTTATCGCATGACCTACAAGACCTTTATGCTGAAGAAGTATATTCCTAAGTATAAGGGAGATGTTGAGGAAAGTACTTTTTTATCGCATTCTAAAGCTTTTGATTATGCAATTAATCGTTTAGGTGATAAGTTACTTGAAGATATTACAGTACTTGACTGTGAGGAGTATCGTACCTGGCTACTAACAGAAAGTGGATTTTCTAAAAGTTACTGTAGCATGGTTTATATTTCATTTCGCCAGTCATTAGAATACGCTGTTTCAGTAGGTATTTTAGATGTAAATGTTTCAAGGAAAACAAAGTCAATTCCTAAGGGAAAAGCAGTAGTTGCTTATTGGGATAAAAAGCAATTTGAAAAGGTTATTTCAAAATTTTGTATTGATGATTACCATGAATATTTTTGTTTCATGATGATTTGGTTTTACTTTATGACTGGTGTTCGAGTTAGTGAAGCGTTGGCTTTGAAATGGTCTGATATTGATTTGAAAAATGCTAAAGTGCGAGTTCACCACACGTTGGAATACAAAAATAAACAAAATTATACCATTAAGCCATATACTAAAACAGCTAGCGGAAAGCGAGTTATTTCGCTAGATTCTGATACAGTTAATTTTCTGAGAAAATGGAAAAAGGTTCAAAGAGAACACGGGG
This window of the Ligilactobacillus faecis genome carries:
- a CDS encoding tyrosine-type recombinase/integrase, whose amino-acid sequence is MKKTRYANVYQDSKGNFFYQVFLGRDEHGKQKFKKGRKDTKGNPFSSARSAYIEAVKIKNNYFESSGKVIYRMTYKTFMLKKYIPKYKGDVEESTFLSHSKAFDYAINRLGDKLLEDITVLDCEEYRTWLLTESGFSKSYCSMVYISFRQSLEYAVSVGILDVNVSRKTKSIPKGKAVVAYWDKKQFEKVISKFCIDDYHEYFCFMMIWFYFMTGVRVSEALALKWSDIDLKNAKVRVHHTLEYKNKQNYTIKPYTKTASGKRVISLDSDTVNFLRKWKKVQREHGVRNFVISYDDTPTSRSVVNKIVKRYAKLAGVPEIEAKGLRHSHVSYLINEFNADVLTVSRRLGHSGPDITLKHYSHLWNRNDDSLAELMTGNIKVKFSRKRQASFNGNQVFKVNK
- a CDS encoding replication protein, which produces MKVKQKEVRSSKWAFLVYEESAPKDFIEKLNSKHVPYILSPLHNLDVNSETGELKKAHWHGCLFFESLKSQSQVSELLADLNGPKYVEVVHSPKGMYDYFVHAENPDKTPYKVEDIKSGCGFDLVKFMREQGEDEFVAKVIDVIEENDFYEFRELVSYARKEDMELLKLIISRAYFFVKYLDSRRNAMRDNEK
- a CDS encoding DUF3173 domain-containing protein, with translation MDKQMINFEDLVKMGFPANQARNIIREAKGILVSRGYGFYNGKRVGLVPSSVVAEIIGLPSIDEGAD